A segment of the Ammospiza caudacuta isolate bAmmCau1 chromosome 2, bAmmCau1.pri, whole genome shotgun sequence genome:
AAAGGTCTCTACTtcaggctgctgctcagagcaggagggagaatGTGGAGATATTGTCCCATGGTGGTTATGAAGACAGGGGAGGGAAGTTGAAGTGATATTTGTACTATGGATGATTAGTGGGCAGGGTGGTATTTGGGCAAAGGTTGGGCTCGATGATCTTGGAGGCATTTTCCAAAAGCAATGATTTCATGACACTAAGgacaaaagggatttttttttttttttcaaaaactcGTGCTCCAGTATCATCTCTGTGACCTGGAATCATGACTGGATATCTCCCATAAAAAGTCCTTGTGCATTTTATTACTTCCCAGGAGGGCAAGACAACAAATTGCCACAAGCAGGAAACTTCCACAgccccagtgtcacaatgtACTTTGGTGTGCCTGAATTACTGTGCTTGATCTGGCTTTTGGAGAGTTTTGGTCACTTGTCATGCTGTCAACTGGGGTGTTGCACAAGGCTTCTGAGTGAGCTATAAATGCAGACAGGTGAGATGCTCTGCAcacaccacagccctgcactggaGGAATTGCCCTCAGCtcttgcagccctgcagctgacAGCAAGGTAAGAGGCACCCTTggcacaggagagctggaaggGCTTCTTGGGCAGCTGCTGTgaagtgcagggccagggaaggAGGCTTTAGTGCtgggctgagagctgcagcacagccgtGAGGCTCTGCTGTGTGCGTGTGCAGAGACTGAAGCCATCTCTCAGGGCATGAGGAGATGgatggctgctgcaggagagacaAACCTcacccagggacagcctggAGGGGGCCACTGATACACAGTTGTGGGGGGTGACTGGGAGAGTATTTTATGACTTACTCTGGGGTGTATATGCAAACCAACATGTATATCTAATTAAAACTGGGTAGTTATGGGTACATACCTCATTTTACATTCTCTTCCAAGTGAACATTTCTATATCATGCCCTCATGCCCTCACtcctttccagctgctgctATGTTTATTCTTTGTTCAAAATGTGttgcttctttattttttcccactctacatttttcatcattttccaTCTGGTATGTAAAGGTTTTTTACAAGCattgtttgttttgtgtcttCCTCTTGTGCAGGCTGCCATCCAGCTCCTATAGCAAGGAATCCAAACAGGAGAAGTCCTGCAGAGATGGGCAAAATCATCATTTATGAGCATGTCAACTTCCAGGGCATGTCCAAAGAATTCACCACTGACACTCCCAACCTAATAGCTGTGGGTTGGAATGATATTGTCTCCTCAGTGAAAGTAATTGGCCAGCCTTGGGTGGCTTATGAGCATGTTGATTACAAGGGTTGTTTTCTGGTATTTGAGGAGGGAGAATATGACTCTGTAGGTAAAGAGATGAATGACAAGATCAGCTCTCTGCAGGTGATCAGGGAAGATCTGCGCAATCCCCAGATCACTCTCTACCAACACGTTGACTACAAAGGGAGGAGCAGAATAGTAAGAGAAGCAACCAACCTGGCTGGGGGAAAAGATGATGACATCGTGTCTTCCCACAAAGTCCAGAGAGGTGTCTGgctgctgtgtgagcacagTGATGGAAGTGGGCCCCAGCACCTTGCCCGAGCCCATGAGGACGTTCCCAATTACAAGGCAATTGACTTCAATGACAAGCTCTCCTTCCTGCGCCCCCTGCGCCCTGGCCGTGACTCTTAGACTGCAGAGCCTGTGACCCTGAGGGAAGGTGCAGTCCCAGCAGGAAATCTCTGATCTCTGCCCCTGCTCGTGTCCCTTCCTTTGTGATTTGCTTTACAAAACCCTTGTGGTACCTTGGCCTGTTCCACTGTCTGTAACCTCTTTTGGGTTGGTGCCAATAAAGACTCTCTTGCAAGCAACAGTGGGTCTGTTTTATGGACTGTTCAGTGTAGAtaaatatttccctttcttGGAGAGATGCCTGTGAGTGCTAAGAAAATGTGTTGGGTAGTCAATTTGAGATGTTTTTCATGGATCTCTCCTGAAAGGAATATTCTTCTTCCAGATTCACTGTTGAGTAACAGTGGGCTCAGGCTTGACTCAACGAGTGCTAAAGTCTTGGTGAGCATGTTGATTATTGTTGTGATCCTGGCCAAACTCTCCCATTCagactgttttaaaatattagatGTTTgattatatatcataaaatcTATCACAGTAATGGATCATGCTGGTGATACAGTCTTCTACTCACCAAATCACATAATCAAACAGTAAGTTTTCCTAACTATGAAGTGACAGATGGGTTGATGCCTGTGGAAACAACTGTCTTGTGCTTTTAAATTTGTAGTTTCTTGATAAGGGAGGATGGATGACATAGTATTCCATGATTTGTTAAGCCATGTGCAAGTTCACCGGGACGAGTTTGAACTCAGCCTCCTCCaccactgtgtgtgtgtgtggctgccatgcccagctggagctgtgttcCCTGTGCTGACACTCAGTGCCCctctcagctccctgtgccttcctgcagcctctctccTCCTGTTCTCATCCactgacacagccctggccaCTTTCCCAACGCTTCCTGTTCCCTCAGCCCCCTGctggaaatattttcacagCAGTGCAGTAACAAACCTTGCTGTCCCACACTGCTCTCTCTGCCCTGGCTTCATCACCAGCATGGGACAATATCTGCCCATTCTCTGTCCTGTCATGAGTAACAGATCGAAGTAGAAAACCCCTGGAGGCTCCTTCCAGCCTCAATTGTTCCAGGAGTCCATACACTGTGCCTGGGATGTGAGATAGGCACAGCTACCCCTGCCCCAGGGAGGAGTGCAATCCTACAGAACAGCAAAGGAAAGGTTCAAGGAGAGAAATATGGATGGGGTGGTTTCAGGAACTTTTACATCTGCTATTGCAAAGGgttgagttttgtttggtttgggtctttttttgtttggttgtttttttggtttttttttttttttgttttttttttttttttttatcgcAAAAGATTCTTGTAAGTTTTTCAGTAATAGGAGGATGAAGTAAAGATGGAGAATGACTTTGACCCTTCAGTGGAGGGCGTTACATTTGACAACAGAGCAAgtaagagctgctgctgaactgGGAAGGAAGTCTGATGTTGAGGTTATGGAATTGATAAATACACAAGAAGTAATCCTCAAGTTCTTGTACACATGACTTGATGATGACATTTTTTCCAGGAAATTGAACAAAGAATGCAATTAGCCAGAAAGTGACAAAGGGGTTTAAAACTTCCAGAGAATTACTGACCGCAAGATTTATTCTGGAAAGGACCTCCCTCGACCAAGGTTATTTCATAGCAAAGATGCCACCAAAGGGAAACAGGTTACTCGTGGCCATCATCAAGTGATTTCTGAACAAGCACAGCGGTGGAGATTCCCCAGGGTCTCTGGCCTTACCAAGCAGCAGACTGGACGTGAGGGCACCCTAAGGTGACATTCAACATGAATTGTCTTGTGATCCCACAATCCTCCTGCCTTGCATCGTCACTCAAGCTCATGATTTAGGGATCAGGACTGGCAAATCCGAGTATCACCTGAGCTGTATTGCTCATGAGGATTCTTGCTCTAAAGAAAGGGTCTCAGCTGATAATCTCACATTACAGATGTGCATGCTCACAGCAGATTATTGGCTAGTCTTTTCTGGAAATACCTCTTACCTTCCCTTCGTCTTCCTTCAGTAATTCTCAGGAAAAACACACAAGCACCTCCTTCCCACAACACACTTACATCCTGCTCACAATGTCTTCTGGATTTCTGAATCATTTAGAGTAAGAATCACATCCAGGACATATCATAGGTGATATCCACAATCTCCTTCCTCGTCCAGGCCTTCTTTCAGAATTCCTGAAAAGTTGTctctcagggaaagaaaatctttctgcaAAAGAAACTCAGAATATTGTGAAAGGATCAGAGaaaagagcagctgcagcctctcaCAATGAacttccctgctttccccacaCAGAAAAGTTACCCTACTTCTGTGTGCATGCAGTAGCTTTATTACTCTTTAACTGCAGAAAATACTGGTTTGAAGCACTTGAGATGCAACAGGTCTGCCCCATTTCTTGACTTTCTTTGTCTCATCAGTGATTGACTCTAAGCAAACTTTCACTGTAGGTTTGCCAGTTAGGAGAGCAGTTTGCTGCCAAGCCAAGAGAAGCACAAGAAGATTGCAAAGTGATGCTTTCAGGAGGTGCATTTGCAGGAGTGATCTGCTGTTTCATTGATGTTCTGTGCCTCTCTCAACACTGAGGTTGCTCTGCCATCGTTGCTTTCCTGATGTTTTCAGCCAGATGCCCTCTCACACTCACAGAGTTGGCTCACTTGACTCACACATCTCAACTCTTTGGAGCATgggcagaggaagagaaaagcatCCTGGTCACCTAACTCCAACTTTCCTGTAGTCTGTCAGCAAAggattttcctgttttgttcttttcaatCCCACAAACTCTTTATTTAGACTCCTTTTGAAGAGGAGCTGTTCTAGTCAGTACTTCTGTACAGGTtgggaaattgggaaagagTGTAGATCTGCTAGAGGGGTGTAGTGCTCTCCAGAGAGATTTGGAAAGGTTAGatgcatgggcagaatcaaacgggatgaacttcaataagtctAAGTGCCGAGTACTGCActtcggccacaataaccccctgtaccgatataagctggggacggaatgactggatagtgcccaggtggaaagggacctgggggtgctggttgacagtcgattaaATATGAGCCaacagtgtgcccaggtagccaagagggccaatgccatcctggccagtatcagaaatggagtggccagcaggagcagagaggtcattcttcccctgtactcggcactggtgaggcctcacttggagtattgtatccagttctgggcccctcactttaggagggacatcgagttacttgagcgtgtccagaggagggcaacgagactaataaggggcttggaacacaagccatacgaagagcgactgagggagctggggttgttcagcctggagaaaaggagactaaggggcgacctcatcgctctctacaacttcctgaagggtggctgtggtgagctgggggtcggtctctttctccgggcgataacagatagaacaagaggacacagtctcaagttgcgtcaagcgagatgtaagttagaattaagaaggaaatatttcacagtaagagtggtcagatactggaatcatttacccagtgaggtggtggagtcatcatcccttgaagaatttaaaaaaagactggatgtggcacttgctgccatgatctagttgaacagttagaacatcgactggacttgatgatcttataggtctcttccagtcttgaacttctgtgattctgtgattctgttttaCCCTGCCTCAGGCATGCCACTACTGAGTACATGCAACCCCTGAGAGATTAATTCTGGTCCTGTCAGAATGGCTTCTCTCTGTCTCCTTTCTGTGGTGGATAAGAAGTTGAAGGGCACTTGCATCCTGCACAGCATGAGGactggaggagcaggggaagggaagagTTTATTCCATCTCCTCTGAACAGAGGGCACACCTGGAATACTGCATCTGTTTCAGATGCCCTATAAAAAGCACAATGTGAACAAAACGGTGGAGCCCCATACAGGCCAGTGGatggcacaggagcatcccatgAGCCAGGAGAGTCTGAGGGGCCTGGTCctgttcagcctgcagaagaCAAGGCTCCTGTTATCCGAGGGGCTCAGCAAAGGACACCTGGAAAGAGTCTTAGATGGCAGCAGGGAAACTCAGACATAAAATACGGAATAAAAACTCATACTAACGATTGCTCAGGTCGGGGAGAAAGGCAAGAGACCCTGGAGAGCCTCCAGCCTTGCACTTTTTGCAAACATCTCTTGAGGATGGCCTTGAGTAACCTGCTTTCCTTGTATCTGCTGTGAGGAAGGCAGTGAAATAGGGAAGTCCCTTCCTGAATAAATCTTTCTGTCAGTAATTCTCAGGAAGATTTCAAAACCTTTGTCACTTTCTGGCTAATTGCATTCTTTGTTCaatttccttgaaaaaaatgtcatcatCAAGTCATGTGTACAATAATGTGGGGATTACTTCTTGTGTATTTATCAATTCCATAACCTCAACATCAGACTTCCTTCCCAGTTCAGCAGCTCTTCAGCAGCTCTTACTTGCTCTGTTGTCAAATGTAACACCCTCCACTGAAGGGTCAAAGTCATTCTCCATCTTTACTTCATCCTCCTATTACTGAAAAACTTACAAGAATCTTTTgcgattaaaaaaaaaaaaaaaacgacaaaaaaaccaaaaaaaccaaccaaacaaaaaaagacccaaaccaaacaaaactcaacCCTTTGCAATAGCAGATGTAAAAGTTCCTGATACTACCCCATCCATATTTCTCTCCTTGAACCTTTCCTTTGCTGTTCTGTAGGATTGCACTCCTCCCTGGGGCAGGGGTAGCTGTGCCTATCACATCCCAGGCACAGTGTATGGACTCCTGGAACAATTGAGGCTGGAAGGAACCTCCAGGGGTTTTCTACTTCGATCTGTTACTCATGACAGGACAGAGAATGGGCAGATGTTTTCCCATGCTGGTGATGAAGCCAGGGCAGAGAGAGCAGTGTGGGACAGCAAGGTTTGTTACTGCACTGctgt
Coding sequences within it:
- the LOC131554748 gene encoding epidermal differentiation-specific protein-like, translated to MGKIIIYEHVNFQGMSKEFTTDTPNLIAVGWNDIVSSVKVIGQPWVAYEHVDYKGCFLVFEEGEYDSVGKEMNDKISSLQVIREDLRNPQITLYQHVDYKGRSRIVREATNLAGGKDDDIVSSHKVQRGVWLLCEHSDGSGPQHLARAHEDVPNYKAIDFNDKLSFLRPLRPGRDS